The genomic DNA TCAGGCGCGGCGCGCGAGTCGGACCATGGTCCAGGAGATCGCGGGCAGGTCGCCCGCCAGATGGCCGTCGGTGAGCGCGACCGAGTCGTTGATCGCGGGAGTCACGGTCTCGGGTGCGTCCTGGGTGTTCGCGGCGTAGGGATCCTCGTGATGCAGAGTGAGCGCCTCGACCAGCTCGAGGTCGCCGAAGGCCGCCAGGTCCGCATCCAGGGCGAGCGGCGCATCGGCCCCGCGGTTGACGACGAAGACGGTGAGGTCCCCGGCCTCCTCGTCCCAGGTGGCCACGGCATCGGCCGCGGCGCTGGTCCCGAAGCGGGCGTTCTCGAAGCGCGGCGCCTGGAGACGCACGTCGAGCACCTCGCCCGCGGCATGACGGGAGGTCAGCGCGAAGGGGTGGAAGGTGGTCTGCTTCCACGCGGCTCCGCCGGGCGCAGTCATGATCGGGGCGATGACGTTGACCAGCTGGGCGAGGGAGGCGGAGGCGACCCGGTCGCTGTGGCGCAGCAGGGAGATCAGCAGATTGCCGAACACCACGGCGTCCATGGCGCTGTAGGTGTCCTCGAGCAGCACGGGCGCGACGGGCCAGTCGTCGCCGCTCGGTGGGCGGGACTCGGCGCGGTGCTGGTACCAGATGTTCCACTCGTCGAAGCTGACCATGATGCGCTTGTCGCGACCCAGCTTCGCGCGCACGTGGTCCGCGGTGGCGACCACGGAGTCGATGAAGTAGTCCATGTCGTCGGCCGAGGCGAGGAAGGAGGCCTGGTCGCCGTCCTTCTCGGAGTAGTAGGCGTGGGCGGAGATCATGTCGACGTGGTCGTAGGCCTCGGTCAGCACCGTGCTCTCCCACTCACCGAAGGTCTCCATCGAGGAGTTCGAGGAGCCGCAGGCGATGAGCTCGAGGTCGGGATCCTCCTGGCGCATCGCGCGGGCGGTCTCGGTGGCCAGGCGCGCGTACTCCTCGGGCGTCTTGTGGCCGGTCTGCCACGGGCCGTCCATCTCGTTGCCCAGGCACCACATCGAGATGCCGTAGGGCGCGGCGTGACCATTGGCGGCGCGTTCGTCGGACAGCGCGATGCCCTCCGGGGCGTTGGCGTACTGGAGGACGTCGAGCGCCTCCTCGATGCCGCGGGTGCCGAGGTTGACGGCGTACATCGGCTCGACGCCCGCCTTGGAGACCCAGGCCATGAACTCGTCCAGGCCCACGGTGTTGGGGTCGGTGGAGTGCCAGGCGAGGTCATGGCGTGCCGGGCGCTCCTCGGCGGGGCCGATGCCGTCCTCCCACCGGTAGCCGGAGACGAAGTTGCCTCCGGGGTAGCGCACGGAGCTCACACCGAGCTCGCGGGTCAGCGCGAGCACGTCGGTGCGGAAGCCGTCCTCGTCGGCCGAGGGATGGCCGGGCTCGTGGATTCCGGTGTAGACGCAGCGGCCGAGGTGCTCGACGAAGGCGCCGAAGGTGCGGCGGCGCACCGGGGCGACGCGGAAGGCGGGGTTCAGGGCAAGAGTGACGTGCGAAGACATCGGTGTCGGCATCCTTCTCGAAGGTGGGGCACCGGCCCGGTCGCGGCCATGCGAGGACCAGCTCTACAACGTTGCAAACCAGCTTTCCACAGCCTCGCCACCGCGTCAACGGGCGACGTCCGACGAAGTCGGCGGGAGCAGCCGGCGACGACGGCGGGGCGGACGACAGAACCGGGACGCCGGCGGCGCACGCGACGCGTCGCCTCAGCGCGCCGCTCCCGTCCCGCCTCTGCTGGTACACGGGAGCCGGCCCCGCGACCGCGCCCGGCTCCGCCACGACATCGCCCACCCGCCGCACCCGAGCGCGCCCACGAGTGCAAGAATCGTCCCCATGTCCCTGAACTCCGCGACCGGTCGCCAGCGCCCTCCGTCGCTGCGCGACGTCGCCGAGCTCGCAGGGGTCTCGATCAAGACGGTCTCCAACGTGGTCAACGACTACCCGCACGTGCGCGACGCCACCCGGGAGAAGGTGCGGGAGGCGATCCTGCAGGTCGGCTACCGTCCGCAGGTCGCAGCACAGCAGCTGCGCACGGGCGCGAGCAAGATGATCACTCTGGCGGTGCCGGCGCTGACCTTCTCCTACT from Brachybacterium sacelli includes the following:
- a CDS encoding alpha-N-arabinofuranosidase; translated protein: MSSHVTLALNPAFRVAPVRRRTFGAFVEHLGRCVYTGIHEPGHPSADEDGFRTDVLALTRELGVSSVRYPGGNFVSGYRWEDGIGPAEERPARHDLAWHSTDPNTVGLDEFMAWVSKAGVEPMYAVNLGTRGIEEALDVLQYANAPEGIALSDERAANGHAAPYGISMWCLGNEMDGPWQTGHKTPEEYARLATETARAMRQEDPDLELIACGSSNSSMETFGEWESTVLTEAYDHVDMISAHAYYSEKDGDQASFLASADDMDYFIDSVVATADHVRAKLGRDKRIMVSFDEWNIWYQHRAESRPPSGDDWPVAPVLLEDTYSAMDAVVFGNLLISLLRHSDRVASASLAQLVNVIAPIMTAPGGAAWKQTTFHPFALTSRHAAGEVLDVRLQAPRFENARFGTSAAADAVATWDEEAGDLTVFVVNRGADAPLALDADLAAFGDLELVEALTLHHEDPYAANTQDAPETVTPAINDSVALTDGHLAGDLPAISWTMVRLARRA